TTTAATTCGGGAAATTGAACTCTCAGACGGTAACTATGACTGTGAACATAATGTCGAATATAAGGAAGGTGATGACGAAAATGGGGAAGATGACGGCGCAATAACTATCCCCACCTACATCACGtacaatgaaaaaagtgaagatTTCATAGCATGCACTGCGAAGATATCCGTGGACGGAAGAAGTGCCTCCTTAGTGTTTCCGAAAGGAAAATGATTTTATGAAGCACTGAGTAGATGGTGAgcatttctctttcataCCATTGATATCATGGTCgtcaataacaataaaaatttgaatgTAAACATATATAGCAAAgtattatttcttcttctgttaacattctttttatttctatcTGGCGCgttttgaagaagctgGCACCCGTCTCTGGGTactgagaaaaaaattgcaagGACCCGCAATCTCAAAATGGAGTCAATTGTgtcaagttcttttttttttttgcattgCTTTCACACCTTTTTCTGGTTATCTTGAGATAAGGCAGCTGGTGTACTACATTTAATAACAGAAGTATTAGTTTCCTCAGGTTTTGCTACTttcgatttcttttttacttttttcaaagtaaTTGACATAAATCAACCAGAGATGGGGAAGAAAGATAGACAGCGTAAGAAACTGCGTGAGTTTGCTAAATTAAAGAACAGGCAGcgaaatttgaaagaaagtgtgcaaaatttgaaaaaagaagttcaaCAAAAGGCTGTATGCTCAGAACATTTAGATCTAGTTCAACTAGAAAACGATAAAAGTGAAGAGATTAACGATGAAAGTGAAGAGATTAACGAAAATGTCCCATTATTATCCACTCACGGTGGACAGAAGGAggaaaaagtttcaaaagtCCCTGATGTTGATACCATCAATACGCATCCTCTTCATAGTTCGAAAAATGATGACTCGCATCAAACTGAGGCTGATTGTGCGGAAAGAAAATCTGGGAATAAGACGGATCATGACTATCCTAAGTCCCTTTCGCAAGATGAACCAGGCATAAAGTTACCTTTACAGAGCTCTATGACAGATTTTACTGATAGGTCGATTTCCCCATTGCAAAGCATCACCAGCAATAATACTCCGATGAGTGAGCATGAGCTGCCAGCGTCCTCTACAAACTCGCTTGAAAGAGGTGACAATATGCCTATTGTTCAGCCAAGTAGTCAGATTCCCACTGGACAAATCTTGTCCATGGCGGCATCACCACCTGAAGTTCCGGGGGGTAGAGCTCAAATGGACCCATATGGATATGGTTCTATATCACGGACAATCGAAGATGTGGAGAGTGGAGCAAATCCTACTTATGTCGcaaattcatcttctgatgaGCTTGTACATGATCTGACAAGAAAACggatattttcttcctgCATGTGtacttatttattctttattGCAATGGACAGTTCTATAATCCTAGTAATTGCTTCCAAAATTGCTTCTGAGTTTCATGAATTATGGAGATTATCTTTGGTCATCTCAGTGTACCTATTGGGTAATGCTATTGGGCAACTgatgtttttgaaactaTCTTTAGTATCTGGTGTAAAACTGTTGTTGTGTGTAGCTCAATTCAGTTTTATCCTTGGCAGTTATTTATCTTGGAGCTCTATTCATTTCTGGACGTTTATCCTTGCCCGTTCTGTTACAGGATTCGGAAGTGGTTCGCTCATAGCGCTCAAGAGTACTATAATGAATCgtttttctcaaaagaaCGAGAATCAGTACCCTTTGAGTACTTCTATGACAGTATTTTCCCTAGGTGTAGCAGTTGGGCCATTTTTGGTAAGCTTCTTTGACTCGTCACATGGTAGTGGATGGAAAAACGCCTTCCTAATTCCTGTCCCCTTTTGCCTTGTGAATGCCTCAATTATGCTGGCAGATATATATTCTGTCAAAAATACTATACATCATGAAGGTCCAACAACTACATTACagaaaagatttaaaaAAGTACTATGGAGTCCTGATTTATACGAAATTTTGACGCTTGCATTATTCCTACTTTGTTTCGTTCAAGCGACTTCGCTAGATTCAACAAGACTAGAGCATAGTACGAtgattcaagaaataatatTCTCTGTAATCATCATTTGTGGCGTTCTATTTTTCGTGATAGAAAAGAGTGATGTGCGTATGAACTCCGTTTTTTCCTTGTCACTACAAGGAGATAAGCATTTAATATGGACAATGATGGgaatatttttctgcttTGCAGCACTGATGTGCATCATTCCTTTCGGTACAACATATTTCATGattgttttgaatttaGACACCTTAGAAATTGCGGAAAGATTGCtccctttctttttttccattgtaGTAGGATATTTTAGCgtttgttatttttggaatTCAGAAAGGCAGAATTATCTGTTTAAATTTGTATTGAGCGGAGTCACTTTGTTACTATATGTGGCGCTCATGGGAATGAACTTAAGTCTATCAGTATGGAAGCAATACACATGTTTGTCTCTACCTTTACTGGGTTCTTCTATGATATTGACCTTGCTGTCAACACTTTATCATGAATACCACGTACAAAGAAAGTCACCGATTAGTGGTTCCATCGCTTATTGTTTTGCTGCTATGGGGGGAACAATCGGCGTTTCCTCGGCAGGTTATGTTTTTCATAAGACCTTAGTAAGAACTATGAATGAGGAAGTGATGAAGTTTAGCAAGCAAGGCTATTTAAAGAAGGACCTCTTtaaaattatcaaacatGCCACGCAATCTTCAAATTGGGTACATAAATCGGCGCCTAAGTTTATATTTCGAACTTTGATTGAGTGCTACTTACAAGCATGTAGGAACGTATTTAAGCTCTCtgcccttttttttacgaTTACAGTCGTCACactattcttcttcaacagAATTCATTGACATTTTTTGGATAGTCTATCCTTATCACAAAGTAGTAGATAAGATGTATACgtgaaataaaaataatacagtttttcttctattctTCTTAAACCCGATAATAGTTTTGTCGCTCAGATAAAGATGCAGGAAACTTAAATCATCGCGGTGACCGCACAAAGGCGGGATCTGAAAAATGATCGTGTGACGCGGGGAAGAATAGCAGACTGAACAAGGGGATATCGCATCCGTGATATGAATGGGCAGAATAGCTTGATTCTTACTTGCTGAAAACGCAGCAAGCGGAAGCCCCTCTAACCGATATGCCTGGAGTAAATGTACCCCCAACTAATTACTACTTGATATAAAAGTCTGTTATTGTTCGTTCatacatttttcttgaatagaAGTATTTCCATCTCTGCTTTcgtttttcaattcttttggtttttaCCATTTCATAATCACCATCATATCATTAATATTTacaaaattcttttaacATTAGATACGCAACATGTTTTTCAGTGAAGTTTTGAGGTCTTCTGCTCGCGCTGCCCCTATCAAGAGATACACGGGTGGTAGAGTAGGTGAATCCTGGGTAATCACGGAAGGTAGAAGACTCATTCCAGAAGTATTTCAATGGAGTGCTACCTTAAGTATTTGTTTAGGTTGGCCTAGTGCTGTATACTTTTTTAGTAaggcaagaaaagattgaGGTTGGTGTAAAATATAACGTTTTGCCAAATGAGTTAAACGCTGTAAGCATAACAAATTTAGTTTGATACTAGATGTTATactttatttattttattcCCAGAAATTGCGACAACAAATAATTATGATACGGAAAATATACTGgtttatatttctttaatttcagATATGATTTTTACTATTTATCTTACACATACATACGGTTTTCCTCGATTAAGCAGAGCACTCATACCACAAGTGAAAAAACAGCATTCTGTAATTAACATATTTATGAAGTATTGGGACGGGCTTTTGGGCCCCAATTTTTCGTAGGGTTCTCTTGATATCTCACaatttttagttttcttagtttttcaatactACCGCTTTGTTCATTCGATGCGAATGACAATTTTGATTCGTATTCTGATTTGACATCATCATTCAACCATTTTGGCATGGTCGATAAGATTTTATAGCCAGTAGTATTCGGATTCATCTTACTTAAGTCCTTCTTCTCGTCATCACACTTTTCCATCACGTACCAAATTGCATCCCAAGGAGCGTTGGTCTTTAGTGACGATGGTTGAGCATGCGTTAATGAACATTCGTAGCCTAGGGAACCTAGCCCTGCAACTACCTTTTTCAAGGGAGGCACCTGCAATTTTATCACCGACGCGATATGATTGGGACTGAAATAAAACGGGGCATCTGATAATTCATTTTTAGCTAGGGATAGCATACCTTCAATCCTTTTACGTGTTCCATAGGTATCATCTTTGTCACGATGCTCTTCTTTATTGATTCTCAATACTTCCTCAATGAACTCTTTATTATGCAGAGGACCCGCATACATTGGACCAGCAAGATGATATGTTCCTTCGCAAAACTTACATTTGGTATCTACCGGTGGACCTTGCGCTACTGAGTATTTAGTGAAtgtcttgtttttcttacCTTCACGTTGGGAAATCCTGCCTAGAGGTTGGTTGTGATATGATCCACAACGAGAACAATGATAAGTAGTCATAGTGTTAGACATGAGGTTCTTGACTTCAATTGGACTAGTTCTGACTTTAATGAAAACTCTGACGTAAAAGTCGATGCTCAATGACAAAAGTGGCTCCACAGTTTTCTTGTATTTTGCAGCAGTTTGCTTTAGTAAATTTAACACCAATCTTAGGGCACTTTCGTGAGTGGACTCGTGAGAAACCATATTGACACCACCATATAAGGCAAAACACTTTTCTGGGTATCCATTACCAGCCAAGACGGATAAATCGGTGCAAGTTACTAGCATTAACCCACCCTCTTCAATATTCTGTATGGCAGCATCCACAAAAGGGGTGACCGTACCATAAGGATCCAAGTCGATAACGTGAAATTTGTTATTTGTGGCTTTATTACGGTACATTAAGACGTTAGCATCATCGAGATTTGGTTTGACAATGTtttcaacattattatactcaacatttctttttatagATTCGACAGCGTCTGGAAGCAAATCATTTGCGATAACTTCTCTGACATGAGGAATTTCATGAGCATATCTAATGGCTCTTAGCCCAGTGGCTGACAAAGCTTCCAAAATATTTATGTAAGGTTCCTTTTTGTTAAAGTTTTCAACTGTTTCCTTTGGTGATCCATTCTCGGTTTTTTGACGTTTGGAGGAATCATCGTTATTTTCCGCacatcttttcttcttacctttcttactttttctcttttgtcCACAGTCCTCACCGTACAAGTTATCCCACGCCTTGATACATGTAACGCTTAAGTCCCTGTTGAACTGTTGGATGGGATTATAAAAAACTGTTTCCTTTCTaggaaaaagaatttctgCCTTGCCCTCTTTAACTATATTgaaatcatcaatgttGATTCTTGGTGCACCATACGCGGTAAAATTCGCTTTAATTTTGGAGATAGCTGCTTTCAACATTCCGTATGAGACTGTCCGCTTTAAGCGTATTCTGAAGGAACTTCTCATGAACAAATTATTTATAGGAATATATTAACTAATGACTGCTGAAGATCTGTAACCTTGCGATGAGCATTGTAATGTCAACttggaagagaaaaaaaaacatataACTATATCTCTTTACACGAACACTGTTTAAActatgataataataaattcaGATTTGCTTCCTACTACTGTGGAAATGAGACAACAGCAGAAGAGCCTGTAATCGTAGAAAGCATTTGATTGGAACAGAAGTATTTCCCGTTCGGATTCTTCTAGAAGGAAGTGCGCGTTTGACCATCCACTACAATAGATCATATACTTATACACTATGCCACCAAAAGGCTGGAGAAAGGATGCGCAAGGGAATTACCCCACCACCTCTTACAttaaagaacaagaaaacataACGATCCAGGATCTGTTATTTCCTAGAAGCGCTATCGTAAATTTGGCTCGTGAGGTGCCACAGCAAAGTGGGAAGAAACTACTGATAAATAAAGACGCGTCATTAGCGTTACAGCGTGGTGCTACCGTGTTTGTTAACCACTTGCTCTTGTTTGCGAGAGAAATCGCTAAAAGccaagataaaaaaagctGCAGTGTAGATGATGTTTTGAATGCTTTGGACCATATAGGACAATCAGCATTGAAGACCGCAGTTAGAGATAAACTAGATGAATACCAAGCTGCCGTTGaactaagaaaaaaggaaacattAGATAGCGGTGAAGTAGATGCTGATGGTGATATTGACATCGGTGGAGGTACGGAGATCATGCCTGTGCAACAGATTAAAGAGCGTGATGAAATAGAAGAACAAGGTGAGATCTCAAAGGGTGTGGAAGAGACttctgaaaagaaacagaaaatggACGACCAAGACGTGGACACTACAGTACGAAACTCTGAGCAGACGTCTGTGGAATCTATCCCCTAGTGCTTACCACGACTAGCACAATTATTTTGTGTAGCTTGCCCTTTATTTACACCACCATATATAACATAAGCTTCATGCATCATCGTTAATTGTAAGCCGGGGAACCCGCTGCGGTGTAAATTGCCGAAGGAAAGAAAGGGGACAGGAAGTGAATATTAATGagacttgaagaagaaaccaTAGTATTAAGAAAGTAGAATAGCCAGATACTACACTAAAAGGATCTAGCCAGAACTactctttgatttcaaaaatttgcaGAGGTACACTACACTATACGAAGGCTATACGGTAACCTAGATTAGTTAACGTAATCCAATTGCCTCCTTTaccccccccccccccctACCCTATCTGcctttcattttccaacTATTGATTAGtaaatttgaatattttcgtTTTGCGTAGAGCAACTAAATATACTAGAGATTTTAAGCTATcacaatatttttcttaaactttttttgtcaGGGACAGTTTATTAcgatctttttttttcttcaaattaataataacattGATCATATCAAATTTGTAATTAGAAACAGTACAATATGGACGATTATCACGTGAATACGGCCTTCTCAATGGGCAAACGTAACCAACAGAATGATGACAATAGTGAAAGTAATAGTGTACACACACAACCAAGCACTATGGCACCTGCAACGCTGAGGATGATGGGGAAGAGTccacaacagcagcagcataTACCTTTAATGCCACCAGCAGATATCAAGAATTTAAACAATGGTAATTCTTATCAAGCAGAGCAAAAGGAGAGACAATCAGTACTTGAAAGTAGACCTAGAGAAAACTCATCAAAGTCAAATACCACTAGCCAAAGTCGAGTTCCTTCTTCTCAGGGTATGCCTAAGCAATTCCATAGAAAATCATTGGGAGATTGGGAGTTTGTCGAAACAGTGGGCGCAGGTTCTATGGGTAAGGTAAAACTGGCAAAGCATCGCTATACTAATGAGGTATGTGCGGTAAAAATTGTAAACCGAGCTACAAAGGCTTTTTTGCACAAGGAACAGATGTTGCCTCCACCGAAAAATGAACAAGATGTGCTGGAAAGacagaaaaaattggaaaaggaGATATCTAGGGATAAAAGAACTATTCGGGAAGCATCTTTGGGTCAAGTCTTGTATCATCCGCATATATGTAGGCTTTTTGAAATGTGCACTTTGTCGAACCATTTCTATATGTTGTTTGAATACGTTTCAGGTGGTCAACTGTTAGATTATATCATCCAACATGGATCGATACGAGAACACCAAGCAAGAAAGTTTGCTAGAGGCATTGCAAGTGCCTTAATGTATTTACATGCTAATAATATCGTTCACAGGGATCtgaaaatagaaaacaTCATGATTTCAGATTCTAGCGAAATCAAAATAATTGATTTTGGG
The Saccharomyces mikatae IFO 1815 strain IFO1815 genome assembly, chromosome: 4 genome window above contains:
- the VBA4 gene encoding Vba4p (similar to Saccharomyces cerevisiae VBA4 (YDR119W); ancestral locus Anc_8.272), which produces MGKKDRQRKKLREFAKLKNRQRNLKESVQNLKKEVQQKAVCSEHLDLVQLENDKSEEINDESEEINENVPLLSTHGGQKEEKVSKVPDVDTINTHPLHSSKNDDSHQTEADCAERKSGNKTDHDYPKSLSQDEPGIKLPLQSSMTDFTDRSISPLQSITSNNTPMSEHELPASSTNSLERGDNMPIVQPSSQIPTGQILSMAASPPEVPGGRAQMDPYGYGSISRTIEDVESGANPTYVANSSSDELVHDLTRKRIFSSCMCTYLFFIAMDSSIILVIASKIASEFHELWRLSLVISVYLLGNAIGQLMFLKLSLVSGVKLLLCVAQFSFILGSYLSWSSIHFWTFILARSVTGFGSGSLIALKSTIMNRFSQKNENQYPLSTSMTVFSLGVAVGPFLVSFFDSSHGSGWKNAFLIPVPFCLVNASIMLADIYSVKNTIHHEGPTTTLQKRFKKVLWSPDLYEILTLALFLLCFVQATSLDSTRLEHSTMIQEIIFSVIIICGVLFFVIEKSDVRMNSVFSLSLQGDKHLIWTMMGIFFCFAALMCIIPFGTTYFMIVLNLDTLEIAERLLPFFFSIVVGYFSVCYFWNSERQNYLFKFVLSGVTLLLYVALMGMNLSLSVWKQYTCLSLPLLGSSMILTLLSTLYHEYHVQRKSPISGSIAYCFAAMGGTIGVSSAGYVFHKTLVRTMNEEVMKFSKQGYLKKDLFKIIKHATQSSNWVHKSAPKFIFRTLIECYLQACRNVFKLSALFFTITVVTLFFFNRIH
- the COX26 gene encoding Cox26p (similar to Saccharomyces cerevisiae COX26 (YDR119W-A); ancestral locus Anc_8.273) is translated as MFFSEVLRSSARAAPIKRYTGGRVGESWVITEGRRLIPEVFQWSATLSICLGWPSAVYFFSKARKD
- the TRM1 gene encoding tRNA (guanine26-N2)-dimethyltransferase (similar to Saccharomyces cerevisiae TRM1 (YDR120C); ancestral locus Anc_8.274), with product MLKAAISKIKANFTAYGAPRINIDDFNIVKEGKAEILFPRKETVFYNPIQQFNRDLSVTCIKAWDNLYGEDCGQKRKSKKGKKKRCAENNDDSSKRQKTENGSPKETVENFNKKEPYINILEALSATGLRAIRYAHEIPHVREVIANDLLPDAVESIKRNVEYNNVENIVKPNLDDANVLMYRNKATNNKFHVIDLDPYGTVTPFVDAAIQNIEEGGLMLVTCTDLSVLAGNGYPEKCFALYGGVNMVSHESTHESALRLVLNLLKQTAAKYKKTVEPLLSLSIDFYVRVFIKVRTSPIEVKNLMSNTMTTYHCSRCGSYHNQPLGRISQREGKKNKTFTKYSVAQGPPVDTKCKFCEGTYHLAGPMYAGPLHNKEFIEEVLRINKEEHRDKDDTYGTRKRIEGMLSLAKNELSDAPFYFSPNHIASVIKLQVPPLKKVVAGLGSLGYECSLTHAQPSSLKTNAPWDAIWYVMEKCDDEKKDLSKMNPNTTGYKILSTMPKWLNDDVKSEYESKLSFASNEQSGSIEKLRKLKIVRYQENPTKNWGPKARPNTS
- the DPB4 gene encoding DNA polymerase epsilon noncatalytic subunit (similar to Saccharomyces cerevisiae DPB4 (YDR121W); ancestral locus Anc_8.275), producing MPPKGWRKDAQGNYPTTSYIKEQENITIQDLLFPRSAIVNLAREVPQQSGKKLLINKDASLALQRGATVFVNHLLLFAREIAKSQDKKSCSVDDVLNALDHIGQSALKTAVRDKLDEYQAAVELRKKETLDSGEVDADGDIDIGGGTEIMPVQQIKERDEIEEQGEISKGVEETSEKKQKMDDQDVDTTVRNSEQTSVESIP